The DNA sequence CAAGCCCCAAGTCAATGGCGCATCGAGCGACCGTCTCCACAGTCTCCACGTGGTGCTCCGGATCGCGAACCACTCCCCCGTGGCCGAGGCGTTCTTTCCCGATCTCGAACTGAGGCTTCACCATAAGCAGGAAGTCGGCATCATGCGCCGCCGCAGCAACGAGAGCCGGGAGAACAAGTGTCAACGAAATAAACGACATATCCCCCACGACGAGTTGGGGGGCGGGGGCAACGGAAGCGGGATCCAGGGTCCGGACGTTAGTGCGATCGCGCACCTCAACGCGCGGATCAGATTGCAGCTTCCAGGCGAGCTGGCCGTATCCCACATCGACCGCGACGACGGAAGCCGCACCGCGTCGCAGCAGAACGTCCGTAAATCCTCCCGTCGATGCACCGGCATCCAGAGCGCGGCGCCCTTCGATCGGAGGAGCCTTGTCCCCGAGGGCGTCGAGGGCTCCGGCGAGCTTATGCGCGCCACGCGAGACGTATTCCGGATCGTCGGTCTCCTCGACAACGATCGCCTGGGCAGGATCCATCTGGCGTGCCGGCTTCAAGACGATCTGCCCGTCCAGCTTGACGCGGCCATCCTCGATCATCTGAGCGGCCGCCGAGCGTGACTTCGCGAGACCGCGGCGCACAAGTTCCGAATCAATGCGACGAAGTCTCACCTGTCACTCCGATCCTCACGGGGGACATCAACATGTCCGCCAGGTACACGCCCACCAATCGGTACGTCGGCAGACAGAGCCCGGCGTAGATCAGCCTCGATGGCCCGCAGCGTCGCGATCTGCGCTGACGCTGCGAGCTCGTCGAAACCGACAAGCCGGGCTTCCGTCTGTTCGCGAAGGGCCATCAGGCCTCGTCGTCCATATCGGCGGTCGCCTCAAGAAGCTGCTCGAGCTCCTCTTCGCCGGGCAGGAACGCAGGCGTCTCGGCACCCGGCTCCGGCAAGCTGTCCGCGTTGGCTGCGACGTCGAAGAAGTCATTGTCGTCTTCAAGCGCCGCGGTCGGCTCGGGAGCGGTCACGATGCCCGCCGGATCATCGTTGCTGACGACGGTGATCTCGGGGCAGGACGGAGCGGAGCCAGCCGAATCTGCGTACTCCCAAGCAGCGGCTGCGAGCGCAC is a window from the Schaalia odontolytica genome containing:
- a CDS encoding TlyA family RNA methyltransferase produces the protein MRLRRIDSELVRRGLAKSRSAAAQMIEDGRVKLDGQIVLKPARQMDPAQAIVVEETDDPEYVSRGAHKLAGALDALGDKAPPIEGRRALDAGASTGGFTDVLLRRGAASVVAVDVGYGQLAWKLQSDPRVEVRDRTNVRTLDPASVAPAPQLVVGDMSFISLTLVLPALVAAAAHDADFLLMVKPQFEIGKERLGHGGVVRDPEHHVETVETVARCAIDLGLDIVAIAASPLPGPSGNVEYFVHMRRNHPEPIDPLQLTAYIRQAVAAGPAGERS